One genomic window of Phoenix dactylifera cultivar Barhee BC4 chromosome 6, palm_55x_up_171113_PBpolish2nd_filt_p, whole genome shotgun sequence includes the following:
- the LOC120111027 gene encoding F-box protein FBW2-like isoform X1, with protein MLPCGVVGWLFFSSVEKMGECSEFRGWEELIPDALGLIFRNLSLQEILTVVPRVCKAWHRAVSGPYCWQEIDIEEWSQRCKPEHLDRMLQLLIARSCGSFRRLCVSGLPSDSIFSFIADHAVSLQTLELPRSEISDSIVEHVAPKLSNITFLDVSYCKKIGARALEAFGKHCKSLVGLRRRMHPLEVADKVCQDDEAQAIARTMPKLRHLEMAYHLLTTCGVLEILSRCEDLEYLDVRGCWDVKLDDKILKERHSSLKVLGPHIVDCYDKRFWDDDTPSDYSDSSLYSWDFMEDGIDVYEGESDDDNVWDDEQGLEGLEVRFYGGGLNFEFAGFDWPPSP; from the exons ATGCTCCCCTGTGG GGTTGTAGGGTGGCTCTTCTTTTCCTCCGTGGAGAAGATGGGGGAATGCAGTGAATTCAGGGGTTGGGAGGAGCTGATTCCTGATGCTCTGGGCTTAATCTTTCGTAACCTTTCGCTTCAGGAGATCCTTACTGTTGTCCCCAGGGTCTGCAAGGCTTGGCACCGGGCGGTCTCCGGGCCTTACTGCTGGCAAGAGATAGACATTGAGGAATGGAGCCAGCGATGCAAGCCGGAGCATTTGGATCGAATGCTTCAGTTGCTCATCGCCCGGAGCTGTGGCTCCTTCCGACGGCTTTGCGTCTCTGGACTCCCCAGTGACTCCATCTTTTCCTTCATTGCAGACCA TGCTGTTTCCCTTCAGACCTTAGAGCTGCCGAGGAGTGAAATAAGCGATTCCATTGTTGAACATGTTGCACCGAAACTGTCAAACATCACTTTCTTGGATGTGAGCTACTGTAAAAAGATTGGTGCTCGTGCCCTTGAGGCCTTTGGCAAGCACTGCAAGTCCCTTGTTGGGCTCCGTCGGAGAATGCACCCACTGGAGGTGGCAGACAAGGTCTGCCAAGATGATGAGGCCCAGGCCATAGCTCGTACAATGCCCAAGCTCCGCCACCTCGAGATGGCCTACCACCTCCTCACAACATGCGGGGTCCTCGAGATTCTCTCACGGTGCGAGGATCTCGAGTACCTGGACGTGAGGGGCTGTTGGGATGTGAAGCTTGACGACAAGATCCTGAAGGAGAGGCATTCTAGTTTGAAGGTGTTGGGACCTCATATCGTGGACTGCTACGACAAGAGATTCTGGGATGATGATACCCCCTCGGATTACTCAGATTCCTCTCTGTACTCATGGGATTTCATGGAGGATGGCATCGACGTCTATGAGGGGGAGAGCGATGATGATAATGTTTGGGATGATGAGCAAGGGCTGGAGGGGTTGGAAGTCAGGTTCTATGGTGGTGGGCTAAATTTTGAATTTGCTGGGTTTGATTGGCCTCCATCTCCATGA
- the LOC120111027 gene encoding F-box protein FBW2-like isoform X2: protein MGECSEFRGWEELIPDALGLIFRNLSLQEILTVVPRVCKAWHRAVSGPYCWQEIDIEEWSQRCKPEHLDRMLQLLIARSCGSFRRLCVSGLPSDSIFSFIADHAVSLQTLELPRSEISDSIVEHVAPKLSNITFLDVSYCKKIGARALEAFGKHCKSLVGLRRRMHPLEVADKVCQDDEAQAIARTMPKLRHLEMAYHLLTTCGVLEILSRCEDLEYLDVRGCWDVKLDDKILKERHSSLKVLGPHIVDCYDKRFWDDDTPSDYSDSSLYSWDFMEDGIDVYEGESDDDNVWDDEQGLEGLEVRFYGGGLNFEFAGFDWPPSP, encoded by the exons ATGGGGGAATGCAGTGAATTCAGGGGTTGGGAGGAGCTGATTCCTGATGCTCTGGGCTTAATCTTTCGTAACCTTTCGCTTCAGGAGATCCTTACTGTTGTCCCCAGGGTCTGCAAGGCTTGGCACCGGGCGGTCTCCGGGCCTTACTGCTGGCAAGAGATAGACATTGAGGAATGGAGCCAGCGATGCAAGCCGGAGCATTTGGATCGAATGCTTCAGTTGCTCATCGCCCGGAGCTGTGGCTCCTTCCGACGGCTTTGCGTCTCTGGACTCCCCAGTGACTCCATCTTTTCCTTCATTGCAGACCA TGCTGTTTCCCTTCAGACCTTAGAGCTGCCGAGGAGTGAAATAAGCGATTCCATTGTTGAACATGTTGCACCGAAACTGTCAAACATCACTTTCTTGGATGTGAGCTACTGTAAAAAGATTGGTGCTCGTGCCCTTGAGGCCTTTGGCAAGCACTGCAAGTCCCTTGTTGGGCTCCGTCGGAGAATGCACCCACTGGAGGTGGCAGACAAGGTCTGCCAAGATGATGAGGCCCAGGCCATAGCTCGTACAATGCCCAAGCTCCGCCACCTCGAGATGGCCTACCACCTCCTCACAACATGCGGGGTCCTCGAGATTCTCTCACGGTGCGAGGATCTCGAGTACCTGGACGTGAGGGGCTGTTGGGATGTGAAGCTTGACGACAAGATCCTGAAGGAGAGGCATTCTAGTTTGAAGGTGTTGGGACCTCATATCGTGGACTGCTACGACAAGAGATTCTGGGATGATGATACCCCCTCGGATTACTCAGATTCCTCTCTGTACTCATGGGATTTCATGGAGGATGGCATCGACGTCTATGAGGGGGAGAGCGATGATGATAATGTTTGGGATGATGAGCAAGGGCTGGAGGGGTTGGAAGTCAGGTTCTATGGTGGTGGGCTAAATTTTGAATTTGCTGGGTTTGATTGGCCTCCATCTCCATGA
- the LOC120111028 gene encoding uncharacterized protein LOC120111028 isoform X1 encodes MSVATAAASAQNISTIPRPDRFYPPPTRSYLVKIRPFSNSSPSPGLFSQARRFVFVQMRAVPCRKVSRWKIGSLLSGESVDESPRRDVPDQLSLDELLPVAEVLCIVPPAIYSIGCLVASALPGAAKPFQVLSGNRFFVCQYFLLVGAVVIGNVVRWRQWRRMYRVNENGVNVDLVRRVEKVEQDLQSSVKIVRVLSRQLEKLGIRFRVMRKALKEPINENATLAQKNSEATRALAVQEAVLERELGEIQKVLLAMQEQQQKQLELILAIGKAGRALDSKRDSLSEQGSIGTSSSALEKEEAKELEIQSGRHAGGDNVEA; translated from the exons ATGTCAGTCGCCACTGCTGCTGCCTCTGCTCAAAATATATCAACAATTCCACGTCCTGATCGGTTTTACCCGCCGCCCACTCGGAGTTATCTTGTAAAAATCCGTCCTTTCTCCAATTCTTCCCCTTCTCCAGGTCTTTTCTCGCAGGCGAGGCGGTTCGTGTTCGTCCAGATGAGAGCCGTCCCCTGCCGGAAGGTGTCTCGGTGGAAAATTGGTTCCTTGTTATCAG GTGAGAGTGTTGATGAGAGTCCACGGAGAGATGTGCCGGATCAGCTGAGCTTGGATGAGCTCCTTCCAGTTGCTGAAGTGCTCTGCATTGTTCCGCCTGCCATCTATTCGATCGGTTGTCTTGTTGCTTCGGCGCTCCCAGGAGCGGCCAAGCCATTCCAGGTCTTATCGGGGAACAGGTTTTTTGTGTGCCAGTATTTTCTCTTAGTCGGTGCTGTGGTGATTGGAAATGTGGTTCGTTGGAGGCAGTGGCGGCGGATGTATAGGGTGAATGAGAATGGGGTGAATGTTGATTTAGTACGAAGGGTTGAGAAGGTGGAGCAGGACCTGCAGAGCTCAGTGAAGATAGTTCGAGTGCTGTCGAGgcagcttgagaagctcgggatTAGGTTCAGAGTCATGAGGAAGGCCTTGAAGGAACCGATTAATGAA AATGCCACTTTGGCACAGAAGAACTCTGAGGCTACTCGAGCACTAGCAGTGCAAGAAGCTGTTCTTGAAAGGGAGCTTGGTGAAATCCAGAAGGTCTTGTTGGCAATGCAG GAACAACAACAAAAGCAACTTGAGTTAATCCTTGCAATTGGGAAAGCTGGGAGAGCATTAGATAGCAAGCGGGACTCTTTGTCAGAGCAAGGTAGCATTGGAACAAGTAGTTCAGCTCTAGAGAAGGAAGAAGCAAAAGAGCTGGAAATACAGTCAGGAAGACATGCTGGAGGAGACAATGTCGAAGCCTAG
- the LOC120111028 gene encoding uncharacterized protein LOC120111028 isoform X2, giving the protein MSVATAAASAQNISTIPRPDRFYPPPTRSYLVKIRPFSNSSPSPGLFSQARRFVFVQMRAVPCRKVSRWKIGSLLSGESVDESPRRDVPDQLSLDELLPVAEVLCIVPPAIYSIGCLVASALPGAAKPFQVLSGNRFFVCQYFLLVGAVVIGNVVRWRQWRRMYRVNENGVNVDLVRRVEKVEQDLQSSVKIVRVLSRQLEKLGIRFRVMRKALKEPINENATLAQKNSEATRALAVQEAVLERELGEIQKVLLAMQAGLKYTKTVWLLRV; this is encoded by the exons ATGTCAGTCGCCACTGCTGCTGCCTCTGCTCAAAATATATCAACAATTCCACGTCCTGATCGGTTTTACCCGCCGCCCACTCGGAGTTATCTTGTAAAAATCCGTCCTTTCTCCAATTCTTCCCCTTCTCCAGGTCTTTTCTCGCAGGCGAGGCGGTTCGTGTTCGTCCAGATGAGAGCCGTCCCCTGCCGGAAGGTGTCTCGGTGGAAAATTGGTTCCTTGTTATCAG GTGAGAGTGTTGATGAGAGTCCACGGAGAGATGTGCCGGATCAGCTGAGCTTGGATGAGCTCCTTCCAGTTGCTGAAGTGCTCTGCATTGTTCCGCCTGCCATCTATTCGATCGGTTGTCTTGTTGCTTCGGCGCTCCCAGGAGCGGCCAAGCCATTCCAGGTCTTATCGGGGAACAGGTTTTTTGTGTGCCAGTATTTTCTCTTAGTCGGTGCTGTGGTGATTGGAAATGTGGTTCGTTGGAGGCAGTGGCGGCGGATGTATAGGGTGAATGAGAATGGGGTGAATGTTGATTTAGTACGAAGGGTTGAGAAGGTGGAGCAGGACCTGCAGAGCTCAGTGAAGATAGTTCGAGTGCTGTCGAGgcagcttgagaagctcgggatTAGGTTCAGAGTCATGAGGAAGGCCTTGAAGGAACCGATTAATGAA AATGCCACTTTGGCACAGAAGAACTCTGAGGCTACTCGAGCACTAGCAGTGCAAGAAGCTGTTCTTGAAAGGGAGCTTGGTGAAATCCAGAAGGTCTTGTTGGCAATGCAG GCAGGACTTAAATATACAAAAACAGTTTGGCTGCTGAGAGTCTGA